A portion of the Cryptomeria japonica chromosome 5, Sugi_1.0, whole genome shotgun sequence genome contains these proteins:
- the LOC131040712 gene encoding receptor-like protein EIX1: MATVSFCIKMMIMFHLHFSVVNACRNDERSYLLDFKGGLDAFSGRLSSWKQFNCCQWEGVLCDHQSGHVVSLDLKNRNYPDVFLTGVIRPSLFNLKYLQYLDLSGNQFTGTTISPQLAKLQRLTFLGLARAGFGGEIPKELGNITTLRHLDLSTMAAPKLESRRFAEWIRNLRSLEYLDMSLVNLSMASEDWGNALSGLSGLREIHLSECGLSGTIPFLLNLTQLSHLHLQLNSFPFPVPAWFQNVSSLVSLDLTSCFLKGSISSDFLHRSSMSNIQLSLNSYLGGVIPHSFANFSTLKTLALAWNNFTGDLPPFGSASGIVFPLWRIDLSHNNLKGGIPSSFGRLSSLQHLDLSYNQLHGLIPLFWDQLSALSELYLENNQLFGTFPHTISKLVRLEKLFLSSNNLNGSISDSLLENLANLKELDFSGNQFAVDISLSWIPQLAQLEYLGLRSCNLQGEIPGFLSTQYSLQNVDLSENHIVGNIPTWLWDLPDLIVLNLSHNQLEGSLPPVISMFNPSIDLHNNSLHGSIPDFTPYYLDMSENRFNGSIPRSICSGYSMIIFLDLSKNGLTDLIPTDLGKCISLIVLNLAQNSLQGEIPEVLGNLAGLQALNLGQNKLQGNIPSSIANCADLQVFDIGNNRFQGNIPVWIGELSELRILSLAFNEFQGSFPPELLTLPNLQILDLSHNNLSGSVPQSLRKLTAMADQSQIDEIEMIQVQQYTYGFGPMLRITFMNQVTVWIKGRETLYSKIISAFKLMDLSYNRLSGNIPHELGDLKGLIALNISSNSLRGKIPESLGGMAHLESLDLSQNMLSGIIPGELVSLTFLSVLNLSYNNLSGLIPQGKQFATFEAASYLGNPNLHGPPLENKTVGSVSGGRGSQLQSNSTGVRGTDTDTDELDRWWAVAVGLCFGVGFASVIAVLCFHLKWSYRCFALLDSFILYLFEH; this comes from the coding sequence ATGGCTACCGTTTCATTCTGTATAAAGATGATGATAATGTTCCACTTACATTTCTCGGTTGTTAACGCTTGCCGAAATGATGAAAGAAGTTACCTTCTCGACTTTAAAGGCGGCCTCGATGCTTTCTCTGGCCGATTAAGCTCGTGGAAGCAATTCAACTGTTGCCAATGGGAGGGTGTTCTGTGTGACCATCAATCTGGCCATGTTGTTTCCCTCGACCTCAAAAACCGTAATTATCCAGACGTTTTTTTGACTGGGGTGATTCGTCCGTCCCTGTTTAACTTGAAATATTTACAATATTTGGATTTGAGTGGAAATCAGTTCACTGGTACTACCATATCCCCTCAGTTAGCAAAGCTCCAGAGGCTTACTTTCCTTGGCTTGGCACGTGCTGGATTTGGAGGTGAGATCCCTAAGGAGCTGGGAAATATTACAACTTTGCGCCATCTGGATCTGTCAACAATGGCAGCACCTAAACTGGAGAGTCGGAGATTTGCAGAATGGATAAGAAATCTGAGAAGCTTGGAATACTTGGATATGAGCTTGGTGAATCTGTCAATGGCATCGGAGGATTGGGGTAACGCGCTTAGCGGCCTTTCTGGTCTCAGGGAGATTCACCTCTCTGAATGTGGACTTTCAGGTACAATACCTTTTCTCCTAAACCTCACTCAGTTGTCGCATCTCCATCTTCAACTGAATTCATTTCCATTCCCAGTGCCAGCTTGGTTTCAGAATGTCTCGTCTTTGGTTTCTCTTGATCTCACTTCTTGTTTTCTCAAGGGTTCCATCTCTTCAGATTTCTTGCACCGTTCAAGCATGAGCAATATTCAGTTGTCACTTAACAGCTATCTTGGAGGAGTAATTCCTCACTCCTTCGCAAATTTTTCAACGCTTAAGACATTGGCTCTCGCATGGAATAATTTCACAGGGGATTTACCCCCTTTTGGATCAGCATCTGGAATTGTGTTTCCTCTTTGGAGGATTGATCTTTCACATAACAATTTGAAGGGCGGTATACCGTCATCCTTTGGTAGGCTTTCTTCCCTTCAACATCTAGACCTCAGTTACAACCAACTGCATGGTCTTATCCCTCTATTTTGGGATCAGTTGTCTGCACTATCTGAACTATATCTAGAGAATAATCAGTTGTTTGGAACAtttccacacaccatttcaaagCTTGTCCGACTAGAAAAGTTGTTTCTCAGCTCCAACAATTTAAACGGCAGCATTTCTGATTCCTTGTTGGAAAATCTGGCTAACCTCAAAGaattggacttttctggaaaccaATTTGCAGTTGATATCTCTTTGAGTTGGATTCCGCAGCTTGCCCAACTGGAGTACCTGGGGTTAAGGTCTTGTAATCTTCAAGGGGAGATTCCTGGTTTCTTGTCTACTCAATATTCGTTACAAAATGTGGACCTGTCAGAAAACCACATTGTGGGAAATATTCCTACTTGGTTGTGGGATCTTCCTGATCTTATAGTGCTCAATCTTTCACATAATCAACTGGAAGGTTCTTTGCCCCCTGTTATTTCCATGTTCAATCCAAGTATAGACCTGCATAACAATAGTTTACATGGCTCTATTCCAGATTTTACTCCATATTATTTAGACATGTCAGAAAACAGGTTCAACGGTTCTATTCCACGTTCTATATGCTCGGGATATTCAATGATTATATTTTTAGATCTGTCAAAGAATGGGCTAACTGATCTAATTCCTACAGATCTGGGAAAATGTATTTCGCTGATAGTCTTGAATTTGGCTCAAAATAGTTTGCAAGGTGAGATACCGGAAGTGCTAGGAAATCTGGCTGGACTTCAGGCACTAAATCTCGGTCAAAACAAATTGCAAGGTAATATTCCTTCTTCAATAGCAAATTGTGCAGATCTTCAAGTATTTGACATAGGAAATAACAGATTCCAAGGGAACATCCCGGTTTGGATTGGAGAACTGTCAGAGTTGCGAATTCTCAGCTTGGCTTTTAATGAGTTTCAAGGCAGTTTTCCGCCAGAGTTGCTTACTCTACCGAATCTTCAGATTCTGGATTTATCTCATAACAATTTATCAGGATCTGTTCCTCAGAGTTTGAGAAAGTTGACTGCTATGGCGGATCAATCGCAAATTGACGAAATAGAGATGATCCAGGTTCAGCAATATACATATGGTTTTGGTCCCATGCTTCGAATAACGTTCATGAATCAAGTAACAGTTTGGATTAAGGGACGAGAAACCCTATACTCTAAGATTATCAGCGCCTTCAAACTAATGGATCTTTCCTACAACAGGCTATCAGGCAATATTCCTCACGAGTTAGGAGACCTTAAGGGTTTAATTGCTCTGAACATTTCAAGCAACAGTCTGAGAGGCAAAATTCCTGAATCCTTGGGAGGTATGGCTCATCTGGAATCTTTGGATCTCTCACAAAACATGCTATCAGGAATCATTCCAGGAGAACTTGTAAGTCTCACATTCCTTTCCGTTTTAAATCTTTCATACAACAACCTTTCTGGATTAATACCGCAGGGCAAGCAATTTGCAACATTTGAGGCTGCTTCTTATTTGGGGAATCCGAATCTTCACGGGCCTCCCTTGGAAAACAAAACAGTGGGATCTGTTTCTGGTGGAAGAGGTAGCCAATTACAATCGAATAGCACAGGAGTTAGAGGCACAGACACAGATACAGATGAATTGGATCGATGGTGGGCAGTTGCAGTGGGGTTATGTTTTGGGGTAGGATTTGCCAGCGTAATTGCAGTCTTGTGCTTTCACCTAAAATGGAGCTACAGATGTTTTGCTTTGCTGGATAGTTTTATCCTATACCTTTTTGAACATTGA